Proteins from a single region of Takifugu rubripes chromosome 4, fTakRub1.2, whole genome shotgun sequence:
- the LOC115249635 gene encoding ubiquitin carboxyl-terminal hydrolase 37-like gives MVSFCVSETHQEEQAEEPPAIVDRPDTPLGVAGHQISTSSSDEEEENPSSLTKRNSDILATLKVDAGCDVAAVTTPPRAPVERLLKALNYVVSRNIFEIGRTLTPDELACYGLPNLSQTCFMNSVLQSLLTPMPFVKELNKQSHQWRSHPKALLFKLLTDINNCFTTKNSMQKKSTLFTFLRTIALHHPDFIKDEQQDAHEFLNTVLEQLSSVSTELRSMATDKEQSYTCPVEAHISFQMLSTMLCHSCGHKSENVEECLNLSVAPEDTIMQGIQLYLKEQLLDYKCDCGASQTTEQRSFFNLPK, from the exons atgGTTTCTTTCTGTGTCAGTGAAACCCAccaagaggagcaggctgaagagccccCGGCAATTGTCGACCGGCCAGACACACCTTTAGGTgtcgcaggtcaccag ATTTCAACAAGttccagtgatgaggaagaagagaacccATCCTCATTAACTAAAAGGAATTCAGACATCCTTGCT ACACTTAAAGTTGATGCAGGCTGTGACGTGGCGGCTGTGACGACACCGCCCAGAGCCCCAGTGGAGCGCTTACTGAAGGCCTTAAACTATGTGGTCTCCAGAAACATATTTGAAATTGGGAGAACCCTTACACCTGATGAACTGGCCTGTTATGG gctcCCCAACCTGTCCCAGACCTGTTTTATGAACTCtgttctccagagcctcctgaccCCCATGCCTTTTGTGAAGGAGCTCAACAAACAGAGTCATCAGTGGCGTTCGCACCCAAAAGCTCTGCTTTTCAA GTTGCTCACAGATATAAACAACTGCTTCACTACAAAAAACAGCATGCAGAAGAAATCCACCCTCTTCACCTTCCTGCGCACCATTGCCCTGCATCATCCAGACTTTATAAAAGATGAGCAACAA gatgcccACGAATTTTTGAACACCGTCCTGGAACAGCTCAGCTCCGTCTCTACAGAGCTCAGGTCAATGGCAACTGACAAAGAGCAGAGCTACACCTGCCCTGTGGAGGCTCACATCAGCTTCCAGATGTTGAGCACCATGCTGTGCCACAG TTGTGGccataaatctgaaaatgtggAGGAGTGTTTGAACCTGTCCGTGGCGCCTGAGGACACCATCATGCAAGGAATACAGCTGTACCTGAAA GAGCAACTGCTGGATTACAAATGTGACTGTGGCGCCTCCCAGACGACAGAGCAAAGATCCTTCTTCAATCTGCCAAAGTGA
- the LOC115249705 gene encoding ubiquitin carboxyl-terminal hydrolase 26-like, with translation MDTFCFTAKRMQPIDSAAGNAAKSMTKKSKFLNEALRCFLSCFCVTVEDSDEEDDEPLDQPRRREKQAEEPLTRVRRPSSPLGVAGHQSPACPALAGEVDTCPVDSPCSFTSSSDVEQASLGSMDEEDLEIYFSCVSDTEQEEQAEEPLARVRQPGSPLGVTGHQSPKCPALAGEVDTCPVDSLCSCTSSSDVEQASLGSMDEEDLEIYISCVSDTEQEEQAEEPSTGVRQPGSPLGVTGHQSSKCPALAREVDTCPVDSLCSSTSSSDVEQASLGSTDEEDPEIHSSCVSDTEEEELAEEPSARVHRPGSPLGVAGHQSLEKKDEEDSLSSHLAAVLALTSQPSAPNNRFLEALNYVVSRSRIESGRTVTSDELACYGLPNLSQTCFMNSVLQSLLTPMPFVKELKKQSHQWRSHPKALLFKLLTDINNCFTTKNSMQKKSTLFTFLRTIALRHPDFIKDEQQDAHEFLNTVLEQLSSVSTELRSMATDKEQSYTCPVEAHISFQMLSTMLCHSCGHKSENVEECLNLSVAPEDTIMQGIQLYLKEQLLDYKCDCGASQTTEQRSFFTLPNVLIIHLLRFKWSYFAAQKIHKATCLSRELLLHTNQSSEKTKYTLKSIVNHLGSCTTSGHYICDGVYRNAGQGDGNACWVTYDDDIVKETTFNHVCQQRQKTAYLLYYEKMEKD, from the exons ATGGACACATTTTGTTTCACTGCCAAAAGAATGCAGCCCATTGATAGCGCAGCTGGCAATGCAGCCAAATCCATGACCAAAAAGTCCAAGTTTCTGAACGAGGCTCTCCGGtgctttctttcatgtttttgtgtcacTGTGGAGGActcagatgaagaagatgatgagccTTTGGACCAACCAAGGCG CAGGGAgaagcaggctgaagagccttTGACAAGAGTCCGCCGGCCAAGCTCACCTTTAGGAGTCGCAGGacaccag AGCCCAGCGTGTCCTGCATTGGCCGGAGAAGTGGACACGTGTCCGGTGGACAGCCCCTGTTCCTTCACATCCAGCAGCGATgttgaacaagct agcctggggtccaTGGATGAAGAAGACCTCGAAATATATTTTTCCTGTGTCAGTGACActgaacaggaggagcaggctgaagagcccttgGCAAGAGTCCGCcagccaggctcacctttaggtgTCACGGGTCACCAG agcccaaagTGTCCTGCATTGGCCGGAGAAGTGGACACATGTCCAGTGGACAGCCTCTGTTCCTGCACATCCAGCAGTGATGtcgaacaagct agcctggggtccaTGGATGAAGAAGACCTCGAAATATATATTTCCTGTGTCAGTGACACcgaacaggaggagcaggctgaagagccctcGACAGGAGTCCGCcagccaggctcacctttaggtgtcacgggtcaccag agctCAAAGTGTCCTGCATTGGCCAGAGAAGTGGACACGTGTCCGGTGGACAGcctctgttcctccacatccagcagtgatgttgaacaagct agcctggggtccacagatgaagaagacccagagatacattcttcctgtgtcagtgacaccgaagaggaggagctggctgaAGAGCCCTCGGCAAGAGTCCAccggccaggctcacctttggGTGTtgcaggtcaccag agcctggagaagaaggatgaggaagactcgCTTTCTTCACATCTGGCGGCTGTTTTGGCTTTGACATCACAGCCTAGTGCTCCAAATAATAGATTCCTGGAGGCCTTAAACTATGTGGTCTCGAGAAGCAGAATAGAAAGTGGGAGAACCGTTACATCTGATGAACTGGCCTGTTATGG gctcCCCAATCTGTCCCAGACCTGTTTTATGAACTCtgttctccagagcctcctgaccCCCATGCCTTTTGTGAAGGAGCTCAAGAAACAGAGTCATCAGTGGCGTTCACACCCAAAAGCTCTGCTTTTCAA GTTGCTCACAGATATAAACAACTGCTTCACAACAAAAAACAGCATGCAGAAGAAATCCACCCTCTTCACCTTCCTGCGCACCATTGCCCTGCGTCATCCAGACTTTATAAAAGATGAGCAACAA gatgcccACGAATTTTTGAACACCGTCCTGGAACAGCTCAGCTCCGTCTCTACAGAGCTCAGGTCAATGGCAACTGACAAAGAGCAGAGCTACACCTGCCCTGTGGAGGCTCACATCAGCTTCCAGATGTTGAGCACCATGCTGTGCCACAG TTGTGGccataaatctgaaaatgtggAGGAGTGTTTGAACCTGTCCGTGGCGCCTGAGGACACCATCATGCAAGGAATACAGCTGTACCTGAAA GAGCAACTGCTGGATTACAAATGTGACTGTGGCGCCTCCCAGACGACAGAGCAAAGATCCTTCTTCACTCTGCCAAA TGTGCTGATCATCCACCTATTGAGATTTAAGTGGTCCTACTTTGCTGCGCAAAAAATTCACAAAGCCACATGTTTATccagggagctgctgctccataCAAATCAGAGCAGTGAGAAG ACAAAATATACTCTGAAGAGCATCGTCAACCATTTGGGGAGTTGCACTACCAGCG GCCATTACATTTGTGACGGAGTTTATCGAAATGCAGGCCAAGGGGATGGGAATGCCTGCTGGGTGACATATGATGACGACATTGTCAAAGAAACGACTTTTAACCACGTGTGCCAGCAGCGACAGAAAACAGCATATTTACTCTATtatgagaagatggagaaggattAG